A part of Oncorhynchus gorbuscha isolate QuinsamMale2020 ecotype Even-year linkage group LG09, OgorEven_v1.0, whole genome shotgun sequence genomic DNA contains:
- the LOC124043591 gene encoding voltage-dependent calcium channel gamma-4 subunit-like, producing the protein MEAKGRGMPQVMVWWEKGIQVVLTTLGAFAAFSLMAVAIGTDYWLYARAFICNSTANSSQDDPNNKDKKDPGALTHSGLWRICCLEGLKRGVCSQINHFPDDADYDQDAAEYLLRVVRASSIFPILSAILLLMGAMCVASSSFYKSKRNIILGGGILFVAAGLSNIIGVIVYISAALSDISPKKDEDKKWHYSYGWSFYFGGLSFILAEMVGVLAVNIYIEKNKELRCRSRTELLKSTTHAMLRLPSYRFRRRSHSSSHSSDPPRSPCDTSPTGAKSFALPPSAPPFSVATLPNPHHAGGGLGGDISMYTLTRDSKMGSLGGGGPPLYGTVDRASLYQLHNYFPKEEVGVMMSGTLPSLSKSNLSAAGQNSAVGATAIAPLNTLSSSGPNPQQPPLPTGTMERERGMGTLDRLGGKRNRDTDSDTLNRRTTPV; encoded by the exons ATGGAGGCAAAAGGCAGAGGCATGCCCCAAG TCATGGTGTGGTGGGAGAAGGGGATCCAGGTTGTCCTCACCACTTTGGGGGCGTTTGCAGCCTTTTCCCTGATGGCGGTGGCCATTGGGACGGACTACTGGCTGTACGCACGGGCCTTCATCTGCAACAGCACGGCCAACTCCTCCCAGGACGACCCCAACAACAAGGACAAGAAAGACCCTGGAGCCCTCACACACTCTGGCCTCTGGAGGATCTGCTGTCTGGAGG ggctgaAGAGAGGAGTGTGTTCTCAGATCAATCATTTCCCGGACGATGCAGACTATGATCAGGATGCAGCAGAGTATCTCCTAC GTGTGGTCCGAGCCTCCAGTATCTTCCCCATCCTGAGTGCTATACTCCTCCTGATGGGAGCGATGTGTGTTGCATCCAGCAGCTTCTACAAGAGCAAGAGGAACATCATCCTAGGAGGAGGCATCCTGTTTGTGGCTGCTG gCCTGAGCAACATCATCGGTGTGATCGTGTACATCTCTGCGGCACTGAGCGACATCTCGCCCAAGAAGGATGAGGACAAGAAGTGGCATTACTCGTACGGCTGGTCCTTCTACTTTGGAGGCCTCTCCTTCATCCtggctgagatggtgggtgtcctGGCTGTCAACATCTACATCGAGAAGAACAAGGAGCTGCGCTGCCGCTCTCGCACCGAACTCTTGAAGAGCACTACGCACGCCATGCTCCGCCTGCCTAGCTACCGCTTTCGCCGGCGCTCCCACTCCAGCTCGCACTCTTCCGACCCGCCACGCTCCCCCTGCGACACCTCACCCACAGGCGCCAAGAGTTTTGCATTACCGCCGTCTGCCCCGCCTTTCTCCGTTGCCACCCTGCCAAACCCGCACCATGCTGGTGGAGGATTAGGGGGCGATATCTCCATGTATACCCTGACCCGGGACTCCAAGATGGGGAGTCTTGGTGGCGGGGGACCCCCCCTCTACGGCACCGTGGACCGGGCCTCCCTCTACCAGCTGCACAACTACTTCCCCAAAGAGGAAGTGGGGGTGATGATGAGCGGCACGCTGCCTTCTCTCTCCAAGTCCAACCTCTCTGCGGCGGGCCAGAATTCCGCCGTCGGAGCCACTGCCATTGCGCCCCTGAATACCTTGTCGTCCTCCGGTCCTAACCCCCAGCAGCCACCTCTGCCCACTGgcaccatggagagagagaggggcatgggcACCCTGGACCGCCTGGGGGGCAAACGGAACAGGGACACCGACTCGGACACGCTGAACAGGAGAACCACGCCAGTGTGA